The Trichosurus vulpecula isolate mTriVul1 chromosome 3, mTriVul1.pri, whole genome shotgun sequence genome includes a window with the following:
- the FAM102A gene encoding protein FAM102A, with translation MAFLMKKKKFKFQTTFTLEELTAVPFVNGVLFCKIRLLDGGDFASLSSREEVQENCVRWRKRFTFVCKMSANPATGLLDPCICRVSVRKELKGGKAYSKLGFADLNLAEFAGSGSTVRCCLLEGYDTKNTRQDNSILKVTIGMSLLSGDPCFKTPPSTAKSIIIPSQDTSLQLTCKGEGTCSGSSAASGSTTLTGPRQTKARPTILGSGVPEEPDQNLSSPEEVFHSGHSRNSSYASQQSKISGYSTEHSRSSSLSDLTHRRNTSTSSSASGGLSMTVECPEGEREHKPEKPPRPPRPLHLSDRSFRRKKDSVESHPTWVDDTRIDAGDIVEKIMQSQDFTDVSNNEDSNLRLFVSRDGTTTLSGIQLATRVSSGVFEPVVIESH, from the exons ATGGCTTTcttgatgaagaagaagaaatttaaatttcaaaCTACTTTTACTCTGGAGGAGCTGACTGCAGTCCCATTCGTGAATGGCGTGCTGTTCTGCAAAATCCGGTTGTTGGATGGCGGGGATTTCGCCAGCTTGTCGTCCAG GGAGGAAGTGCAAGAGAATTGTGTCCGATGGAGGAAAAGGTTTACCTTTGTGTGTAAAATGAGTGCTAATCCAGCCACCGGCCTCCTGGATCCCTGCATCTGCAGAGTGTCTGTCCGAAAG GAGCTGAAAGGTGGGAAGGCCTACTCCAAG ctAGGATTTGCCGACCTGAATCTGGCTGAATTTGCTGGCTCCGGTTCCACTGTCCGATGTTGCTTATTAGAAGGGTATGATACCAAGAACACCCGTCAGGACAACTCCATCTTAAAG GTCACCATTGGGATGTCCTTGCTCTCTGGAGACCCCTGCTTTAAGAC GCCACCTTCCACAGCCAAGTCTATCATCATCCCCAGCCAGGACACGTCCCTACAGTTGACCTGTAAGGGCGAGGGTACGTGTAGCGGCAGCAGTGCGGCCAGTGGCTCCACGACCCTCACGGGGCCCCGGCAAACCAAGGCGAGACCCACCATCCTTGGATCAG GGGTCCCTGAAGAGCCAGATCAGAACTTGTCAAGCCCAGAGGAAGTGTTCCACTCCGGCCATTCCCGTAACTCCAGCTATGCCAGTCAGCAGTCCAAGATCTCtg GTTACAGCACTGAACACTCCCGATCCTCCAGCCTGTCAGACTTGACTCACCGAAGAAACACATCCACCAGCAGCAGTGCGTCTGGCGGCCTTAGCATGACGGTGGAATGCCCTGAGGGCGAGAGGGAGCACAAACCAGAAAAGCCTCCTCGGCCCCCCAGACCTCTGCATTTGTCAGATCGATCATTTag gagGAAGAAGGATTCGGTGGAAAGTCACCCAACGTGGGTCGATGACACGAGAATCGATGCAGGTGACATCGTGGAGAAGATCATGCAGAGCCAAGACTTTACAGATGTCAGCAACAATGAGG ACAGTAACCTGAGGTTGTTTGTGAGCAGGGACGGGACTACCACCTTGAGTGGTATTCAGCTGGCGACCAG AGTCTCCTCTGGAGTTTTTGAGCCCGTAGTGATTGAAAGCCATTGA